Genomic DNA from Prunus persica cultivar Lovell chromosome G1, Prunus_persica_NCBIv2, whole genome shotgun sequence:
AAACAATGTTTTCCCACCCCTCTAGTTTAACCAAGCTCTGCTCCAACAAACACAGATACGTCAATATATAAAATGCAGACCATGAAAAAGGGGAGGGGGGGGAGAGAAGTCTAATTCAAACAAACACCTATATCAACTTTGCAACTTAGCACAGAAAGAAATACAATAAAGAGAATTTGCAACTCACATGCAGTGTAACGACtgcatttggatttttttccaCAGCGTAGACTTTAAGCTTGCGCCCAGTTTCTTCAGCTGCCTGCATATGAGAAGGAGATATAGAGTGAGCATCAAAATGATCTGCTACATGTAAAATCCAGTCTGGATATAAACAATTTAGTCCAAAagtaatatatataagatagATAAGGCACCTGCAATGAAGCCCTTACAAGAGGTCCACGTCCTGCTCCTACAACCATCAATACCTTGCCAGAACAAATATGAAGCCATGTCATGACCTTCAGAACTTTTGTCATCAAACTTAATAAAGCACAGTTACAAGTGAGCAGCTTACAGTGGTCACTGAAGATGCCTTGTCATCTGGAACCCTGTCCTGTAAAGCTTTACAAATTGCCCTTTGGTACTAGAAAAggtgccaaaaaaaaaatttacaattgTACGCAATAAAAGAAACTACACCTTCTAGCAAACATTTGAACCAGTAGGTAACAAAAGTAATTTAGTTTGCAATGTCTTCCTTTTCCAAAGAACCCCTGGCCCCTCCAAAACGTAGATAGAATAATTACATATTAAATAAAGCACTTCATTCCCCCAATTATTTCACACTACGATGGCACACAAAGAAAATAACGATATCAAAATATCTGAAAAGATTTTTATGCATTTATTTGCAAAGGCAGGCATACCTGAATGTATTTCATCGTGTCCTTTTCAAATGTCTCATAGGTTTGAGCCTCTAGATTATCCATGAGAGGCTGCATTAAGAATAGCAGATTTAGCCTAACTTGAAATTGTTTTATAAGAGGATGGGCAATCACTACGTGTGTAGGATTCAATATTTCAACAAATAGGAAAGGAACACTTAAGAAAAATACTAGTACCAATATAATAATACAAGAGAGCACTAGGCAAAGAAACTGTACCTGTAAGGGTGACTGCAGGAAATCCCTGTAACCAAGCTGGCATAAGAAACTTAAAAGGATCAAGAAATGTAAAACAAATAACTGATACACATtcagagagagacagacagacagacagacagacctCAAACCGTTCTTGCTCAGGAAGGGGATCCATCCTTTGGTAGAGATAACCAACATAATCCAAATACGGCCTCAGGGGATGTTTCTGGACACCTGAATGTCAAGAATGCTTTATCACAATTCATTGTGTTAAACTGAAAGTGTTTTTCTAGTCTTAGGTATCATATAGCTTGTTTCTTGATATTTGTTCTGTGTTAGTGGAATAaacatatgttttttttccattcATTGTTTCCTTCATATTTGCATCTGGATCTATATGATCCTGAGGATCAGAATCAAAGAAAGTAATTTAGAGAACAAAGCGTAGCACTCTAAAAGCCAGTCAGAACTCAGAAGCACTTATATGAAACTAGTCATGACAAGCAATAAAAAGCACTTGAAAACGAAACAATGTTCATATAATGGCGTAGCTTTTCTGACTCAACTAGTTCAAATACTTGTCAAACGAAATTATTACTATTTCAATGATCTACTAGCAGTATTTAAGACAATTCACTTGTAAACTGACGGTAGGTCTTACCGTCAAcattattatcattattattgGCAGCTAAATCTGAATTTATCCTGGGGAGACTGTGTACTGGTTCTCCAGATAGAACTATCTGAAAATAAATTTCGCATTCCAAAGATTAGCAAACATTGCAGGAAGTTGACCATAAGATCTAAAACTAATGATGTCTATGAAGAAATTTTGCAACTACGAAACCATAATTGGGTGGAACTTGCTGGAGATTTTAAGTAACTTTGGAGCACTgtccaagaaaatattttgaacaaacaaaaaacaaaatgaagtaTGGGGTTGCTTATACTGCAAGTGCAGGGAAATGGGAGAAGGAACTTCAACAGAACAAAATACTGTTGATAACTCCTTCATCAATACCTGTATAGAATGATTGAAAAACCCACTGACTAGCTTTTGGTGGCGCTTTGACAGACATGGATAACCCCGTGCATTTGTTAAAAAGCACTGGCAAATAAACAAGACCATTGTAAGAAAATAAGCAGTAATGAACTTGAGCTTTCCTTAATACACCAATCAGCATATAATTACATCAGTACTGATTATGGCTGCTCTAACAGACTCCCCAAACCAACGTCCAAGTGAGTTTGCAGAAGGTAGTGAATTCCtgatgaaaaagaaagttcgctcaaaatttaaaaaatatgtatgctACTTCAGGCacagtgaaaacaaaaatcataaatcCGCCAAGTTATACAAGAATGGTCAATGCTAAACTTACAAAACATCAAGGGCAACAGACAATTGACTGTGATGTTCACATAGCAGACGAAATGAATTCCAAATCTCCCAGGAATCATCCtgcaagaggaaaaaaaaattaaggaaaatgAGGTTTATCCTCTGGTATGTCAATCATCATACCACCATAAGTgaaataataatcaaaataacaaaaaagggGGAGATAAATAAAGGTTATACATATTAAGGAAACCTCAAGTTCATGCAGAAGGTCTACACCCTGTATAAGTTTGACTACCCTACTCAATCTACAACTACACAAAAGAGGCAACTCTCCACTCCTCACCTCCCTCTTTGCTACAAGACATCTAACAACAAAGCATTTACACAGATTCCAACAAAGCACCCAATTTGCTGGTAGATTTAGCACAAGACTTGTCATTCTGGTGGTTCAACAAGGGCCATATGCAACAAAGGTTGGACTTCTATGTACAGTGCAACATTTATGGGCCAAGAGTCATGATATACGTTCAAACTCAGTGGCTGGAAACTAAGAGGTTCCatcaaaagaaggaaaaaaaatcatcaaaatggAAAATCTATTTTGAGAACTTAAACATTCCTTCAAGATGAGATGGAGATCTAAGCATAATCAGAAGGGACTTCACTCACCAAATTACTAGAGTTCACCACATCCATCGTATCGTTGTCTGTCTTGACCAATGGAATCCGCAGCCACAACTATAACAGAGCATaacaagaaataataaaacccagCTTCAAAAGTAGAATACACAAAGAGGTTGAAAGATGTAAACTGTTTTGGATTGACAAATGTACCTGCATACTGTTTAGTCCTTGTAAAATCTGATTGACACACCTAGCATAATTAGCACAGGAATTCCCCTTTGGAGCCGGAAGAAGGCATGCCTACACCCAACAATAGATAAGAATAGAGGGCcagcaagaaaacaaaattcagtTAATAATATCCAGAATCAATTTGGTGTAGCAAAGCACAGGAAATTTTTAAGCATGGCCTGTAATAacaattccaatattttgcAACACTATATCCATATTTACATAAAACTATACCCACCTGCAGGGACAAATGAGAAGCCCATGCTATCTCTTGCTTCAAGGTAATTTCAGAATCGACCCGGAGGATCTCATCTTCTGAATCTAAGTCAATCCATGAGCTAATTTTTCCTGAATAAATTCAAGAAACCACAGTGAGCAGTCAATGTATTAGGATGCAAGAAGATATGCGGTTGAAAAGTACACAGAATGTAAGCTTATTAAAACAACTCCATTCTTATTCAGCCAAGAAATCATACGGCATAATGCAGAGAAACGTAACCAGAAAAGCTAGACTTAGCCAGCTTAACCATCAACCTTATTGGCTTACAGCCAAGACATTATCCATCCCGATGCAGAGGAATCCCACATAAAAGTAACCACAAAGCTAGACTCATACAGCTGAAAGATCACCCATAACTACTAATTCCAATCTGAAAACGGAAACCACACTGCCAATGAAAAGTTTCTTTGAGATGCAGATTATGATGATCACAGAGCCATGCACTTGCATtgcaataagaaaaaataataattagaaaacaatcaaataagCATAACTTCATAAAAGATACCAACTACCAGTGACATCTTTCAACAACAATTAATGAATTTCAAGCACATTCTTATACTGAAAATTGAGAAACATCCAACCCAGCAAGTAAATCAAACCAAAGTTCCACATAAGAGTCCTAATTGATTCGGAGGCCTTTCAAACAATATTaacacataaaagaaaaactttgagaataaaataaatgggtCAGACTGACCATGGAGGAGACAATGTAACACAACAAATTTGTCTACATAAGTCCATACCCACAACATGACTGCTCCATTGTGAAGGACTCAAAACCAAATCTGACCCAGCAAATGGCAGAACACCAGATACTCCACTTTCTTTTTGCATTAAGCTTGGTTGATAAGCAGGATCCATCTACATCATCAGGTTGAACAAGAATCACTATCCATTGTCCAAGTTGTGTATCAGAGGATAAAGAAAGGGAACAGGAAAAGGAATGAAGAAACAGACACAGACAAACACCTTAGTGATACAATCAAGATGCTGAACACAAGTCAAAAGATTAACTGCATACAAACATGTACTGCTTTTGATAAAGGCTTTCATGACCAAAAAGGCAAGCAAATAATTCAAAGGACTTCAAGAAGACATTACAATCCTACATGTTGAATGTATATCATTATTTTCTAACATAATCTTCAGGGGAAAATACATAATTGAAAAAGACAAATTATATCCAATAAACATTAACACACAGTTATGAAGCATACAAGGTAGTTTACTCTCCCCATGTGGAAAGAGCCTCATTATACCATGAGAGGCAAGCAACATATTCATTTTATGTAACATGTTTGTCTATGGAAGTAAACAAATAGTACCTTTGTGGCTCAAAGAAAAGTCCTCATACCCACCAATGATGAGAAAAATTACAAAGGTATCACAAATTTAACAATGTAGTTTACAGCCTAAAGGTGAAACCAGAGCTACGCTTCACCATTCAAGACCACCAACAAAGCCTTACTGTCGGTGAGCTTACTGACCATTCACACAAAACAGAAGCCATCTCTGGCTGTATGTGACTGGCTAATTAGCCACCATGAGCAAAGAAATTGCACAAATGTCCATGAAGTAACATGAAATTCAACGCATAGTCTTCTAAACAACTAAGCAACACACAAATAATTGACAAGTAAATCATCGGCATTTACAGTAATTTTAATCACAAATTGACGTGAATGTAGTTAGTGGACGTAGAGTGAAGCTGCATAGTCGAGCAGCTGCACAAGCAACAGCCACTAGCGCAGCATTGTTATAGGTGAGCTTACTGACCATTCACATCAAAAGAGCAGCTGTAAAGCCGATATGTGACTGGCTAATTAGCCACCATACAGTCGTTCGAAAATAAACGACATCGAAAATATTGATCATTTCTAAGCATAAACAGAAGAATCAAATGAAATacgaaacaagaaaaataattgtaaataataaaaattaaaaaaagaaaagtacgGACCAGAGGAGCCACGACGAAATCGAAGGAGCCATGGGAGAGATTGAAAGCGAGGACATGAGGCATGTCATCGTTGAACTGGGTCTCCACGCCACAATAGCGAGATTCGCTCTTATCTCCTGCTCTTTCACCAAGCGGCATTTTGCTCTGAACAACTTTACTTGCccaaagaggagagagagagaatgagagtgtGCAAGCAGAGCAGGGTTTGGGTTTTGGTGGGGGTTTTGATTGATGTCAACGGAAATGGAATGCTGCCTCTAAATAGGGTTTGCTTGCGGAGCTTAGGACTAGGGTTTTGGGTAGCCGGGTTTAACCGAATGTTTAAcgggttttaaaaaattgggtAACCCATGAAGTAAAGGCCCAACCTAAGAACCAGGCCGAATGGGTTTTTACAAGATTCTCCTTTCTAGTATGGGAGGAATAGGGTGTTGTGTGAATCATCATCAACTTATGACTACCACAGTCGGTCCAAATACATGAATATTAGTTTTAAtgtaattatctttttttcttctttttttttttgtctattTGGCAGTATGTTCACATTGTCTTCTCAGTTGAGAATTAAGTGCTATGCATACACAACATTGATACGATAATTTAGATATGAAATATGTGTATATGCATTCggtttttatgtttatataaATGTGTGTATTTGCCTTTAGTTTTTATGTTAAGTTTGTAGGGATATGTGTATATGATATTTGGTTGGTATTTGTAGGATTCAAAAGTAATTACAGATAATTACCTGCATTTCATAAGTGGTTCACTCAACTTGAGATGcccttcaatttattttgcttGCGTTTGCACAAGTCTGATCAATCAAGTTGAGGGTGGATAATCCATGAATTTTCAGTTGATTCACTCATCAGCAACTGGAAATTCATCCGCTATCCATCCTAAACCCCGATCGTTCATAAATGTGCAATCACGAGCAAATAATTTGAACCGCATCTCGAATTGAGTGAACCACGTATGAAATTCAGCTAATTATTTGTCAATGCAATCTATCTACTCATCAATCCTACAAATACCAACCAAATATTATATACACATATCCCTCCAAAACTTAACATAGAAACTAAAGGCATATACACATggggcatgtttacgtattaGTAATGGGTATGGGAGGAAAGTGAATGATTTCCATTCCCGACTTCTCCTGCGTTTACTTGTaatcaggaatgaaaaaataagtgggcccCACCTCAAAATCAGTAATCACATCCCCTCAGAACTAGGTATCATATCAACTAGGGGGGAGTAGTCGATACGATTCCCATTCCTATTTTCTCTTAGTAACTTCCGAAAATACCATTACCACTTTACCATAATCCCAAAACACCCCAgaccctaaaaaaaataaaaactcacacCAAGAAGTTCCAAGACgctcaaaccctaaaaaaaaataaaaactcatttcCAAGAAGTTCCATGTATTTAATGTATGAATATTATGcaggttattattatttgattgtttactAGTTACGTAGgtgaaacatatatatttattggagtttattttttcgttTGAAATTGGCTCTGGACAAAGGTGTTATTAACATTATCATTGAACTGGGCTCTTGTTATTCATCTTGTTCAGCATATTGATTCCTCATGTTTGCACCGCCTTACTGGTTTGTTGCAGGATTAGCTTGGTCTCCTTAGCCAatttgagaattatatatgtgttgtGGTGAAAATGTCCAGGGCAttttaataatcaaattaatttggattttattcatgaaaattagtaaacaataacaataggAATCAACCTCATTCATTTGCTAATTCCATATGTTTAGTAAACAGCATAATGGGAATGATTCTTCCCATACCGATTCAGTAGTTCTCCAATTCCTAAATTCTCTGATTCCTTACTTTCTTCATTATTGATACTTAAACAAGCCCATAATTTGATATGATAAAGTACACACATAGTGTCACAATATGcgataattttttcaaatggtGTGGTAGTTACACTGCGTTTGGATCAGAAAGTCCAAAAGGGCAAGGAAAATTAGTTATATAGTCTTGAGAAATGGTTGAGCATC
This window encodes:
- the LOC18793346 gene encoding protein arginine N-methyltransferase 1.5 — translated: MPLGERAGDKSESRYCGVETQFNDDMPHVLAFNLSHGSFDFVVAPLMDPAYQPSLMQKESGVSGVLPFAGSDLVLSPSQWSSHVVGKISSWIDLDSEDEILRVDSEITLKQEIAWASHLSLQACLLPAPKGNSCANYARCVNQILQGLNSMQLWLRIPLVKTDNDTMDVVNSSNLDDSWEIWNSFRLLCEHHSQLSVALDVLNSLPSANSLGRWFGESVRAAIISTDCFLTNARGYPCLSKRHQKLVSGFFNHSIQIVLSGEPVHSLPRINSDLAANNNDNNVDGVQKHPLRPYLDYVGYLYQRMDPLPEQERFELGYRDFLQSPLQPLMDNLEAQTYETFEKDTMKYIQYQRAICKALQDRVPDDKASSVTTVLMVVGAGRGPLVRASLQAAEETGRKLKVYAVEKNPNAVVTLHSLVKLEGWENIVSIISSDMRYWDAPEKADILVSELLGSFGDNELSPECLDGAQRLLKDDGISIPSSYTSFIQPVTASKLYNDVKSHKDVAHFETAYVVKLHNIARLAPPQPVFTFIHPNRSIDKSNNRYTKLQFGVSSDTGSAMIHGFAGYFDAVLYKEVHLGIEPSTSTPNMFSWFPIFFPLRTPISLHPGSSLEVHFWRCCRPSKVWYEWTVTSPSSSPIHNTNGRSYWVGL